The genomic interval AGAGAAACATTGGCTACAACATTAAATGGAGTAAAAGCAAGTCAAAAATACTTAAATAATTTATATGATAGAGGCTTAACTTCAAATGCAATTTTAAGATATACAGGTGATTTAAACAAAGAATTACAAAAGAAAATGCTAGAAAAGATAGAAGAATTTATTAGCAGTGAAAGCAATCCAACAGGAATATTACCATTGCCACCTGGAATGGATATAGTTCCATTAGATTTAAAACTAACTGATAGCCAATTTTTTGAATTAAAAAAATATACAGCTTTACAAATAGCAGCTGCTTTTGGAGTAAAGCCAAATCATTTGAATGATTATGATAAGTCAAGCTATGCAAACTCAGAAATGCAAAACTTGACTTTTTATATTGATACTCTTTTATATATTCTGACACTCTATGAAGAGGAGTTTAATTTAAAACTTCTTACAGAAAGTGAAAGATTAAAAGGGTTACATTTTGAATTTAATGTAGCAAGTATTTTAAAAGGGGATCTAAAAACACAAGCTGAATGTTTAACCAAGTATGTTCAAAGTGGAATATACACAATAAATGAAGCTAGAAAAAAGGCAGGACTTACTGCAATAGATGGAGGTGATGTAATTGTAATGAATGGAAGTTATGTGCCATTAGAAAAATTAGGAATAGCTTATGAAAAAGGAGGTGCTAAAAGTGAGTAAAAATAAGTGGTTAGAAATAAGAAATCAAATAGAAATTACTGAAATTTATATCAATGGCGATATAGAAAGTGATTCAGAAAATGATGGT from Fusobacterium pseudoperiodonticum carries:
- a CDS encoding phage portal protein translates to MNIFRKLFNKGEEKKQKTAINSMNFGEFFGINVGSDLSEVTYFTCLKVLSESVGKLSLHLKDNDNNKILNHEALQKLKFSPNPFMTSTPMMTLMEMWRNHHGNAYAYLSYDNRGHLVGIYPLHPQKVKIWIDNAKIFSGKEDLYYEYNKDGKIYLFQKDEILHLKGGLSKDGIVGMSVRETLATTLNGVKASQKYLNNLYDRGLTSNAILRYTGDLNKELQKKMLEKIEEFISSESNPTGILPLPPGMDIVPLDLKLTDSQFFELKKYTALQIAAAFGVKPNHLNDYDKSSYANSEMQNLTFYIDTLLYILTLYEEEFNLKLLTESERLKGLHFEFNVASILKGDLKTQAECLTKYVQSGIYTINEARKKAGLTAIDGGDVIVMNGSYVPLEKLGIAYEKGGAKSE